Proteins encoded together in one Lysobacterales bacterium window:
- a CDS encoding multidrug effflux MFS transporter: MPHSATDLKPRAIVPLLAALAMFGPFTIDSFFPAFAEVATSLHANPWQMQQTISAYLLGYALMSFLHGPLSDAHGRRVVILYGVSSYILASIVCTIAPNIETLLLARFWQGCSTGAGMIVGRAIIRDRFHGGEAQRVMSWVAMLFGIAPALAPIVGAIIHGFASWRAIFAFMVVYGALMLWACVRQLPETHAPAARVPLRPISLFATYRRIALDRPFMLWIGATGLFFGGQFVYISSAPVFIEQFLKLDSFGYAWYFVPTIVGMSMGSALSARLAVRTSPARCAYIGLLVMVAGQAINLAYNAVAEHPAVPWAVLPFAIYGCGVSLATPPINVATLDRHPLHRGAAASVQSAMWSLMMVFVSGFAAPLVHDTPLHLALASLAFWTAGALCLWLGPQIVFVQAPTRADAAESELEEPV; encoded by the coding sequence ATGCCGCATTCCGCAACCGACCTGAAACCCCGGGCCATCGTGCCGCTGCTCGCAGCGCTGGCGATGTTCGGGCCGTTCACCATCGACTCGTTCTTCCCGGCCTTCGCGGAAGTGGCGACGAGCCTGCACGCCAATCCGTGGCAGATGCAGCAGACGATCAGCGCCTACCTGCTCGGCTATGCGCTGATGTCGTTCCTGCACGGACCGCTGTCGGACGCGCACGGCCGGCGCGTCGTGATCCTGTATGGAGTTTCCAGCTACATCCTGGCGTCGATCGTGTGCACGATCGCGCCGAACATCGAAACCCTGCTGCTTGCGCGCTTCTGGCAAGGCTGCTCGACCGGCGCCGGCATGATTGTGGGGCGCGCGATCATCCGCGACCGCTTCCATGGCGGCGAAGCGCAGCGCGTGATGTCGTGGGTGGCGATGCTGTTCGGCATCGCACCGGCGCTGGCGCCGATCGTCGGCGCCATCATCCATGGCTTCGCCAGCTGGCGCGCGATCTTCGCGTTCATGGTCGTGTACGGCGCACTGATGCTGTGGGCCTGCGTGCGCCAGTTGCCGGAAACTCACGCGCCGGCGGCGCGGGTGCCGCTGCGGCCGATCTCGCTGTTCGCGACCTACCGACGCATCGCGCTGGATCGCCCGTTCATGCTCTGGATCGGCGCCACCGGCCTGTTCTTCGGCGGGCAGTTCGTCTACATCAGCTCGGCGCCGGTGTTCATCGAGCAGTTCCTGAAGCTGGATTCGTTCGGCTACGCCTGGTACTTCGTGCCGACCATCGTCGGCATGAGCATGGGTTCGGCGCTTTCGGCGCGGCTGGCCGTGCGCACCAGCCCCGCGCGCTGCGCCTACATCGGGCTGCTGGTGATGGTCGCAGGCCAGGCGATCAACCTGGCCTACAACGCAGTGGCCGAGCATCCGGCGGTGCCCTGGGCAGTACTGCCGTTCGCGATCTACGGCTGCGGCGTGTCGCTGGCGACGCCGCCGATCAACGTCGCCACCCTCGATCGCCACCCGCTGCACCGCGGCGCCGCGGCTTCGGTGCAGTCGGCGATGTGGTCGCTGATGATGGTGTTCGTCTCCGGCTTCGCAGCGCCGCTGGTGCACGACACGCCGCTGCACCTGGCGCTGGCCTCGCTCGCCTTCTGGACCGCCGGCGCGCTGTGCCTGTGGCTCGGCCCGCAGATCGTTTTCGTGCAAGCACCAACGCGCGCGGACGCGGCGGAATCGGAGCTCGAGGAACCGGTTTGA
- a CDS encoding sensor histidine kinase encodes MALTRIDHVSWLRYGGLFTYACVGVPLLRESWLLAIDVGWLSGSTSDAPLLELSPLEWRNFIGWWLAYVAFGLSYWWLTQGLFRVRRRAVRVPLLLVMTLAASAISWFSQSGLSGILLAVMAGVLPWLLSQRAAVGWAVVQNLSLLPVFMGLRDLTGEPLYGWFDAVLQSFLYLGFSSFTFVTSMVARGQTDAREEQRRLNSELRATRALLAESSRIAERVRIARELHDLVGHHLTALTLNLEVASHLVEGNAKDKVRQAQSVAKLLLSDVREVVSQLRDEAEIDLGGALRSLVEGVPAPKVTMELPEDFRVEDARRAHVLLRCAQEILTNTIRHARAEHLWLSFARETDGTLTLRSRDDGVGGEAIAVGNGLSGMRERLNEFGGTLEFETAPGRGFRLAAHLPMESKP; translated from the coding sequence ATGGCGCTGACCCGCATCGACCACGTGAGCTGGCTCCGCTACGGCGGGCTGTTCACCTATGCCTGCGTCGGCGTGCCGCTGTTGCGCGAGTCGTGGCTGCTCGCGATCGACGTCGGCTGGCTGTCCGGATCGACGAGTGACGCGCCGCTGCTCGAGCTGAGTCCGCTCGAATGGCGCAATTTCATCGGGTGGTGGCTCGCGTACGTCGCTTTCGGGCTGTCCTACTGGTGGCTGACACAAGGCTTGTTCCGCGTCCGCCGACGCGCGGTACGCGTGCCGCTGCTCCTGGTGATGACGCTGGCGGCCTCCGCGATCAGCTGGTTCAGCCAGAGCGGCCTGTCCGGGATCCTGTTGGCGGTGATGGCCGGCGTGCTGCCTTGGCTGCTGTCGCAGCGCGCAGCGGTCGGCTGGGCGGTGGTGCAGAACCTGAGCCTGCTGCCGGTGTTCATGGGGCTTCGCGACCTGACCGGTGAGCCCTTGTACGGCTGGTTCGATGCGGTTCTGCAGAGCTTTCTCTACCTCGGATTCTCGAGCTTCACCTTCGTCACCTCGATGGTCGCGCGCGGCCAGACCGACGCGCGCGAGGAACAGCGCCGGCTCAACTCGGAGTTGCGCGCGACCCGTGCTCTACTGGCCGAGTCCAGTCGCATCGCCGAGCGCGTGCGCATCGCGCGCGAGTTGCACGACCTCGTCGGTCACCACCTGACCGCACTTACGCTCAACCTCGAAGTCGCGAGCCACCTGGTCGAGGGCAATGCCAAGGACAAGGTGCGCCAGGCGCAGTCGGTGGCCAAGCTGCTGCTCTCGGATGTGCGCGAAGTCGTCAGCCAGTTGCGCGACGAGGCCGAAATCGACCTCGGCGGTGCATTGCGCTCGCTGGTCGAGGGCGTGCCCGCGCCGAAGGTGACCATGGAGTTGCCGGAGGACTTCCGCGTGGAAGACGCGCGGCGTGCCCACGTGCTGTTGCGCTGCGCCCAGGAGATTCTTACCAATACCATCCGTCACGCCCGCGCCGAGCATCTGTGGCTGAGTTTTGCGCGCGAGACCGACGGCACGCTGACGCTGCGCAGTCGCGACGACGGAGTTGGCGGCGAGGCAATCGCGGTCGGCAACGGCTTGTCCGGCATGCGCGAGCGCCTCAATGAATTCGGCGGAACACTGGAATTCGAAACTGCCCCCGGCCGCGGCTTCCGGCTCGCGGCCCACTTGCCAATGGAGAGCAAACCATGA
- the dapE gene encoding succinyl-diaminopimelate desuccinylase, with amino-acid sequence MSTFSDTIRLAIDLCARGSVTPADAGCQDLIGERLARSGFTIERIDTGGVCNLWAWHGSVGPVFAFLGHTDVVPTGDPAAWTSPPFVPSLRDGLLFARGAADMKGSVAAMVVALEAFVAAHPAHAGVVGLLLTSDEEGDAVHGTRHVVDEFLRRGQAIDYCVVGEPSSEQYLGDRIRIGRRGSLHGHLRVRGVQGHVAFPEKALNPIHAAAPALAELAARRWDDGNTHFPPTGFQISNIHGGSGAFNVIPADLRVDFNFRFGTACSAEELMRDSEAVLVRHGLDYRIEWDLSGAPFLTADGVLRDATLAALRARGIAETIADTGGGTSDGRFIATLGSEIVELGPVNASIHKIDEHVRLADLEALAEIYRDIAERVLLA; translated from the coding sequence GTGAGCACGTTCTCGGACACGATTCGCCTCGCGATCGACCTGTGCGCGCGTGGCTCGGTGACGCCAGCGGATGCCGGCTGCCAGGACCTGATCGGCGAGCGCTTGGCGCGCTCCGGCTTCACCATCGAGCGCATCGACACCGGTGGCGTGTGCAACCTCTGGGCCTGGCATGGCAGCGTCGGTCCGGTGTTCGCTTTCCTTGGCCACACCGATGTGGTGCCGACCGGCGACCCGGCCGCCTGGACCTCGCCGCCGTTCGTGCCGAGCCTGCGCGATGGGCTGTTGTTTGCGCGCGGTGCCGCTGACATGAAAGGCAGTGTCGCGGCGATGGTGGTCGCGCTCGAAGCCTTCGTCGCCGCGCATCCGGCGCATGCCGGCGTGGTCGGTCTGCTGCTCACCAGCGACGAGGAAGGCGACGCGGTCCACGGCACCCGCCACGTGGTCGATGAGTTCCTGCGCCGCGGGCAAGCCATCGACTATTGCGTGGTCGGCGAACCATCGAGCGAGCAGTATCTGGGCGATCGCATCCGCATCGGTCGCCGCGGCTCCCTGCATGGGCACCTGCGCGTGCGCGGCGTGCAAGGCCATGTCGCGTTTCCGGAGAAGGCGTTGAACCCGATCCACGCCGCAGCGCCGGCACTGGCCGAGCTCGCGGCGCGGCGCTGGGACGACGGCAACACGCATTTTCCGCCGACCGGCTTCCAGATATCGAACATCCACGGCGGCAGCGGCGCATTCAACGTGATCCCGGCCGATCTCCGCGTCGACTTCAACTTCCGCTTTGGCACCGCCTGCAGCGCCGAGGAACTGATGCGCGACAGCGAAGCGGTGCTGGTGCGCCACGGCCTCGACTACCGCATCGAGTGGGATTTGTCCGGCGCGCCATTCCTCACTGCGGACGGCGTGCTGCGCGACGCAACGCTGGCGGCGCTGCGCGCGCGCGGCATCGCCGAAACCATTGCCGATACCGGTGGCGGCACCTCCGACGGCCGTTTCATCGCCACCCTCGGCAGCGAGATCGTCGAACTCGGACCGGTCAACGCCAGCATCCACAAGATTGACGAGCACGTGCGTCTCGCCGATCTGGAGGCGCTCGCCGAAATCTATCGCGACATTGCCGAACGGGTGCTACTCGCGTAG
- a CDS encoding energy transducer TonB has protein sequence MSAPFPRLRPLLLTIAIATLINGCTEPPSDLPTATVPAGASPIAAVPEAAPASATELMRRANDAFRANRIASPAGDNAVEIFLAVRDLDPLHPGLAEALVELMPLANFALEAAIRNRDPAEAERLLALLTRLNSDSAVTHSARTQLTQLRQQIAQEAAAEATARIAAAAPASPPSSDNETETAAASRSRNLIAKPAPAAVADADHAKTTSQPTSAPAVAASAPNVPATATAPASPSLTAPRPIAKVTPDYPPQARSRKIEGFVELEFLVTTSGSPQEIRVVRSEPEGLFDRSAVRALMRWKFKPAERNGAAEATTTRTTMNFRLS, from the coding sequence ATGTCCGCACCCTTCCCGCGCTTGCGTCCGCTGCTGCTGACCATCGCCATCGCCACCCTGATCAATGGCTGCACGGAACCGCCTTCGGACCTCCCCACGGCCACCGTGCCGGCTGGCGCATCGCCGATCGCCGCAGTGCCAGAAGCCGCGCCCGCATCGGCGACCGAGCTGATGCGCCGTGCCAATGACGCCTTCCGCGCCAACCGCATCGCGTCCCCGGCTGGCGACAACGCGGTCGAGATCTTCCTCGCGGTGCGCGATCTAGATCCGCTGCATCCAGGCCTGGCCGAAGCGCTGGTTGAACTGATGCCGCTGGCGAACTTTGCGCTCGAAGCCGCCATTCGCAATCGCGACCCGGCCGAGGCAGAACGCTTGCTGGCACTGCTCACGCGCCTCAACAGCGATTCTGCGGTCACCCACAGTGCGCGCACCCAGTTGACGCAACTGAGGCAGCAGATCGCGCAAGAAGCCGCCGCCGAGGCCACGGCGCGGATCGCCGCGGCCGCGCCGGCCAGCCCGCCAAGCAGCGACAACGAAACCGAAACCGCGGCCGCATCTCGGTCGCGGAACTTGATCGCGAAGCCGGCTCCAGCAGCTGTTGCGGATGCGGACCATGCGAAGACAACGTCTCAGCCAACTTCCGCGCCGGCCGTTGCAGCGTCGGCACCGAACGTGCCGGCGACCGCCACCGCTCCCGCCAGCCCATCACTGACCGCACCGCGTCCGATCGCGAAGGTCACACCCGACTATCCGCCGCAGGCACGCAGCCGCAAGATCGAAGGGTTCGTCGAGCTCGAGTTCCTCGTCACCACCAGCGGCAGCCCGCAGGAGATCCGCGTCGTGCGCAGCGAACCGGAGGGCTTGTTCGACCGCAGCGCGGTGCGCGCGCTGATGCGCTGGAAGTTCAAGCCGGCGGAACGCAATGGCGCGGCGGAAGCCACCACCACGCGCACGACCATGAACTTCCGCCTGAGTTGA
- a CDS encoding GNAT family N-acetyltransferase — translation MTLRLRDVRDHELDQVLALNNSAGPTILPIDGESARRFFAEAHYFRVAEIDGHLAGFLVALSPDADYHSPNFHWFRREYDDFVYIDRIVVASAYRRHGLGRVFYADVQSFAEVRSPRLCCEVQLEPRDDASVLFHGTYGFREVGQQALEPYGRVSLLAKDLCSFPWVRDTYGSSGQSRLPSMPWLAQRERVAAATRAVKHG, via the coding sequence ATGACGCTACGTCTGCGCGATGTTCGTGATCACGAACTCGACCAAGTTCTTGCCCTGAACAACAGCGCCGGACCCACCATCCTGCCGATCGATGGCGAAAGCGCGCGCCGGTTTTTCGCGGAGGCGCACTATTTCCGGGTCGCCGAGATCGACGGTCACCTCGCCGGATTCCTGGTCGCGTTGAGTCCCGACGCCGACTACCACAGCCCGAACTTCCACTGGTTCAGACGCGAATACGATGATTTCGTCTACATCGATCGCATCGTCGTCGCCAGCGCCTATCGCCGCCACGGTCTCGGTCGTGTGTTCTACGCCGACGTGCAGAGCTTCGCCGAAGTGCGCAGCCCGCGCCTGTGCTGTGAAGTCCAGCTCGAGCCGCGCGACGACGCCTCAGTGTTGTTTCATGGCACCTATGGCTTCCGCGAAGTCGGCCAACAGGCGCTCGAACCCTACGGTCGCGTGAGTCTTCTGGCCAAGGACCTGTGCAGCTTCCCCTGGGTTCGCGACACCTATGGCAGCAGCGGCCAGAGCCGGCTGCCGTCGATGCCCTGGCTCGCGCAACGCGAGCGCGTGGCGGCGGCGACGCGGGCCGTCAAGCACGGCTGA
- a CDS encoding Spx/MgsR family RNA polymerase-binding regulatory protein, whose translation MPILYGLDTCDTCGKARRWLDREGVAYRFIDYRAQPIPGETLKAWAAALGWDALINRSSTTWRNLLPNRKDPRSDAEYILLLRDHPALLRRPFAVIGDEFLIGFSGGHYEKRFRRADSPS comes from the coding sequence TTGCCGATCCTCTACGGCCTCGATACCTGCGATACCTGCGGCAAGGCGCGGCGCTGGCTGGACCGCGAAGGTGTGGCCTACCGTTTCATCGATTACCGGGCGCAGCCGATTCCCGGTGAAACACTGAAGGCCTGGGCTGCGGCGCTGGGCTGGGATGCGCTGATCAATCGCAGCAGCACGACCTGGCGCAACTTGCTGCCGAACCGCAAGGACCCGCGCAGCGATGCCGAGTACATCCTGTTGCTGCGCGACCATCCGGCGTTGTTGCGACGGCCGTTCGCGGTGATCGGCGACGAGTTCTTGATCGGCTTCAGTGGGGGTCACTACGAAAAGCGCTTTCGGCGCGCGGACTCGCCGTCGTGA
- the parC gene encoding DNA topoisomerase IV subunit A, giving the protein MTDPARPSFHGFEQVPLKDYAERAYLDYSMYVVLDRALPFVGDGLKPVQRRIIYAMSELGLDAAAKPKKSARTIGDVIGKFHPHGDSAAYEAMVLMAQPFSFRYPLIEGQGNFGSSDDPKSFAAMRYTESKLTRIAAVLLDELGQGTVDWGPNFDGTLQEPNWLPARLPHVLLNGTTGIAVGMATDIPPHNLREVASACIRLLDDPEASTRDLCEHILGPDYPTEAEIITPRAELLAMYETGNGSVRARAVYTREDGNIVITATPHQVSPTKIIEQIANLMRAKKLPLVEDLRDESDHEHPVRIVIIPRSNRVDAEELMGHLFATTDLEKSFRVNMNLIGLDGRPQLKPLKTILGEWLTFRTDTVRRRLQFRLDKVEKRLHLLEGLRIAYLNLDEVIRIIRTEDEPKPVLMARFKLSEIQADYILDTRLKQLARLEEMKIRGEMDELEEERARIVSTLKSKERLRALVKDELLQDAKQYGDPRRSPLIERGAAQALSESDLVAAEPVTIVISEKGWVRSAKGHDIDPASLSYREGDGLLGFARGKSNQQAAFIDSSGRAYTTPAHTLPSARGNGEPLTGRFTLPAGARFDAVAIADVEQKLVIATNLGYGFVTRYDALASRNKAGKALVSLPEGARVAAVSVCNDSARDRIVAVTSAGYILMCSVAELPELDKGGKGNKLIEIPRKSFATGERLLGLVVIPEGADVIVTAGGRPLKRSWSDLVEVAAARATRGTLLPRGYQKIEGITRG; this is encoded by the coding sequence ATGACCGATCCCGCCCGCCCCAGTTTCCATGGCTTCGAGCAAGTTCCGCTCAAGGACTACGCCGAACGCGCCTACCTCGACTACTCGATGTACGTCGTGCTCGACCGCGCCCTGCCCTTTGTCGGCGACGGGCTCAAGCCGGTGCAGCGGCGCATCATCTACGCCATGAGCGAACTCGGACTCGATGCCGCGGCCAAGCCGAAGAAGTCGGCGCGCACCATCGGCGACGTGATCGGCAAGTTCCATCCACACGGCGACAGCGCCGCGTACGAGGCGATGGTGCTGATGGCGCAGCCGTTCTCGTTCCGCTATCCGCTGATCGAGGGCCAGGGCAACTTCGGCTCCTCGGATGACCCGAAGAGCTTCGCGGCAATGCGCTACACCGAGTCGAAGCTGACCCGGATCGCCGCCGTCTTGCTCGACGAGCTCGGCCAGGGCACGGTCGACTGGGGCCCGAACTTCGACGGCACCCTGCAGGAACCGAACTGGCTGCCGGCTCGGCTGCCGCATGTGCTGCTGAACGGCACCACCGGCATCGCGGTGGGCATGGCCACCGACATTCCGCCGCACAACCTGCGCGAAGTCGCGAGCGCCTGCATCCGCCTGCTCGACGACCCCGAGGCGAGCACACGCGATCTGTGCGAGCACATCCTCGGGCCTGACTACCCGACCGAGGCCGAGATCATCACCCCGCGTGCCGAACTGCTGGCAATGTACGAGACCGGCAATGGCTCGGTGCGGGCACGCGCCGTGTACACGCGCGAGGACGGCAACATCGTCATCACCGCAACGCCGCACCAGGTCTCGCCGACCAAGATCATCGAGCAGATCGCCAACCTGATGCGCGCCAAGAAGCTGCCACTGGTCGAGGACCTGCGCGACGAGTCCGACCACGAACACCCGGTGCGCATCGTCATCATTCCGCGCAGCAACCGCGTCGACGCCGAAGAACTGATGGGGCATCTGTTCGCGACCACCGATCTGGAGAAGAGCTTCCGCGTCAACATGAATCTGATCGGCCTCGATGGCCGACCGCAGCTGAAGCCGCTGAAGACCATCCTCGGCGAATGGCTGACGTTCCGTACCGACACCGTGCGGCGGCGCCTGCAGTTCCGTCTCGACAAGGTCGAGAAGCGCCTGCACCTGCTCGAAGGCCTGCGCATCGCCTATCTCAACCTCGACGAAGTGATCCGCATCATCCGCACCGAGGATGAACCGAAACCGGTGCTGATGGCGCGCTTCAAACTCAGCGAGATCCAGGCCGACTACATCCTCGACACGCGCCTCAAGCAACTCGCGCGACTCGAGGAAATGAAGATCCGCGGCGAGATGGATGAATTGGAAGAGGAGCGCGCGCGCATCGTCAGTACGCTCAAGTCGAAGGAGCGACTGCGCGCACTGGTCAAGGACGAACTGCTGCAGGACGCCAAGCAGTACGGCGATCCGCGCCGCTCGCCGCTGATCGAACGCGGCGCGGCGCAGGCGCTGTCGGAATCCGATCTGGTCGCAGCCGAGCCGGTGACGATCGTGATTTCGGAGAAGGGCTGGGTGCGCTCGGCCAAGGGCCACGACATCGACCCGGCCAGCCTGTCCTACCGCGAAGGCGACGGGCTGCTCGGGTTCGCGCGCGGCAAGTCGAACCAGCAGGCGGCCTTCATCGACTCCAGCGGCCGCGCCTACACCACGCCGGCGCATACCCTGCCCTCGGCGCGCGGCAATGGCGAGCCGCTGACCGGTCGCTTCACGCTGCCGGCGGGCGCACGCTTCGATGCCGTCGCGATCGCCGATGTCGAACAGAAACTGGTGATCGCGACCAACCTCGGCTACGGCTTCGTCACCCGCTACGACGCTCTCGCCTCGCGCAACAAGGCCGGCAAGGCGCTGGTGTCGCTGCCCGAAGGTGCGCGCGTGGCGGCGGTGTCCGTCTGCAACGACTCGGCACGCGACCGCATCGTCGCGGTGACCAGCGCCGGCTACATCCTGATGTGCTCGGTCGCCGAACTGCCGGAACTGGACAAGGGCGGCAAGGGCAACAAGCTGATCGAAATCCCGCGCAAGAGCTTCGCCACCGGCGAGCGCCTGCTCGGTCTTGTGGTCATCCCCGAAGGCGCCGACGTCATCGTCACCGCCGGCGGTCGCCCGCTCAAGCGTTCCTGGTCGGACCTCGTCGAAGTCGCCGCCGCCCGCGCCACCCGCGGCACCCTGCTGCCACGTGGCTACCAGAAGATCGAAGGCATCACGCGCGGGTGA
- a CDS encoding ABC transporter permease — protein sequence MRARLELACTALRQALRALRRAPGFTATALVALVLGLAAAGSMFAIVYGVLLAPLPYGDSERLVDVGLQSADGQRIQQPPAAYLTYRALADRLDGIGFHRSGNAIIGDEGESVERVAATWVTASTLPLLRVNPLLGRSFNADEERRDGPQAVILSESEWRIRFHAAPDVIGRTLVVNSVPRVIVGVMPEGFAFPLAGARIWLPVRTHGDALVGEFLFSAVARLAPGVSVAEAEAQLAAVLPQMGVSAPRLASGASTASWFAEVRPRPVVTPLREHITGRFASTLRLVAAAAVLVLLVAWANVANLVLIRAEDRAAEFGLRAALGAGRFRTVAHLLSESLWLGLLAGAIALVLIAIALRLFATLGPQALPRMAEIGLGWATFGFVALAALTGALLCAAVAVLRIRSAQAALDLRGGSRMASGGRGRQRLRDIVAALQIALAFAVAVGALLLARTAYRLDAVEPGFEAEGVILVRTGLPMARYDDASATAFYARLGERTAQLPSVRAAGVVATAPLEGRDTMKLSLDRGVGGQSLALPVNVADAGYFRAMRIPLLAGRGFRSADLEDGRNVLVSQRAAAMLFGEGDIGRIVGKTLAVTSSDLRYTVVGVVGDVHAHSLALPPTAMLYRPNRAPSEPLREPGARGGMVLAVRTEVAADAVLPAIRKILRNIDPGIPIFSVEPMRNVLGRSQAQWSLALALTVAAAAVASVLGMIGLYGVMAYWVALRRREFGIRVALGASASAIARAVVVRGLLLGVLGVGAGCFLYALGAPLLHALLYGVTAYDPATLAAAALLVVGMAMTASSLPARRAAKLDPAEALRAD from the coding sequence ATGCGCGCCCGGCTTGAGCTGGCCTGTACGGCACTGCGGCAGGCGCTGCGTGCGTTGCGGCGTGCGCCGGGATTCACCGCGACCGCGCTTGTCGCGCTGGTGCTCGGGCTGGCCGCGGCTGGTTCGATGTTCGCCATCGTGTACGGCGTGTTGCTGGCGCCGCTGCCTTACGGCGATTCGGAACGCCTCGTCGATGTCGGGCTGCAGTCGGCCGATGGGCAGCGCATCCAGCAGCCGCCCGCCGCCTACCTGACCTATCGGGCGCTGGCGGATCGGCTCGACGGCATTGGGTTCCACCGCAGCGGCAACGCCATCATCGGCGACGAAGGCGAATCGGTCGAACGCGTCGCCGCGACCTGGGTCACGGCGTCGACCCTTCCGCTCCTGCGCGTGAATCCGTTGCTCGGCCGCAGCTTCAATGCCGACGAGGAGCGCCGCGACGGTCCGCAGGCGGTGATCCTGAGCGAGTCCGAATGGCGGATCCGGTTTCATGCCGCGCCTGATGTCATCGGACGGACGCTCGTGGTCAACAGCGTGCCGCGCGTGATCGTCGGCGTGATGCCCGAGGGTTTCGCGTTCCCCTTGGCCGGCGCTCGCATCTGGCTGCCGGTGCGCACCCATGGCGATGCGCTCGTGGGAGAGTTCCTGTTTTCCGCCGTGGCGCGACTGGCACCGGGGGTGTCGGTGGCCGAGGCCGAAGCGCAACTCGCGGCCGTCTTGCCGCAGATGGGGGTGTCCGCGCCGCGCCTCGCGTCCGGCGCTTCGACCGCCAGCTGGTTTGCCGAAGTGCGGCCGCGCCCGGTGGTCACGCCGCTGCGCGAGCACATCACGGGGCGCTTCGCGAGTACCCTGCGGCTCGTCGCGGCAGCGGCCGTGCTGGTGCTGCTGGTCGCCTGGGCCAATGTCGCGAATCTCGTGCTGATTCGCGCCGAGGACCGCGCCGCCGAGTTCGGCTTGCGTGCCGCTCTGGGCGCCGGTCGATTCCGCACGGTCGCGCATCTGCTCTCGGAGTCGCTGTGGCTCGGGTTGCTGGCCGGGGCCATCGCCCTGGTCCTGATCGCGATTGCGCTGCGCCTGTTCGCGACGCTGGGGCCGCAGGCGTTGCCGAGAATGGCCGAGATCGGTCTGGGCTGGGCGACGTTCGGGTTCGTCGCGCTGGCGGCGCTGACCGGGGCGTTGCTGTGCGCCGCGGTGGCGGTGCTGCGCATTCGCTCGGCGCAGGCGGCGCTCGATCTGCGCGGCGGCAGCCGGATGGCCTCGGGCGGACGTGGCCGGCAGCGGCTGCGCGACATCGTCGCGGCGCTGCAGATCGCCTTGGCCTTCGCGGTTGCGGTCGGCGCGTTGCTGCTGGCGCGCACGGCGTACCGGCTGGATGCCGTGGAACCCGGTTTCGAGGCCGAAGGCGTGATCCTGGTGCGCACTGGATTGCCCATGGCCCGCTATGACGATGCGTCCGCGACAGCGTTTTATGCGCGTCTGGGCGAACGCACCGCGCAGTTGCCGTCGGTGCGCGCGGCCGGCGTGGTCGCGACCGCGCCGCTCGAGGGCCGAGACACCATGAAGCTCAGCCTCGATCGCGGCGTAGGCGGGCAGTCCCTGGCCTTGCCGGTCAACGTCGCCGATGCCGGCTACTTCCGCGCGATGCGGATTCCGCTGCTTGCCGGTCGCGGGTTTCGATCCGCAGACCTGGAAGACGGCCGCAACGTCCTGGTCAGCCAGCGTGCCGCAGCGATGCTCTTCGGCGAAGGCGACATCGGCCGCATCGTTGGAAAAACGCTGGCCGTGACCTCGTCGGACCTGCGCTACACCGTGGTCGGCGTGGTCGGCGACGTGCATGCGCACAGCCTGGCGCTGCCACCGACGGCGATGCTCTATCGGCCGAATCGGGCACCCAGCGAGCCGTTGCGCGAGCCCGGCGCGCGCGGCGGGATGGTGCTCGCGGTCCGTACCGAAGTCGCGGCGGACGCCGTGTTGCCGGCGATCCGCAAGATTCTGCGCAACATCGATCCCGGCATCCCGATCTTCAGCGTCGAACCGATGCGCAACGTGCTCGGCCGTTCGCAGGCGCAGTGGTCGCTGGCACTGGCGCTCACCGTCGCCGCTGCGGCGGTCGCTTCGGTGCTGGGCATGATCGGCCTGTACGGAGTGATGGCGTATTGGGTGGCACTGCGCCGGCGCGAGTTCGGCATCCGCGTCGCGCTCGGCGCCAGCGCAAGCGCGATCGCGCGTGCCGTCGTGGTGCGTGGCCTGCTGCTCGGCGTCCTCGGCGTCGGGGCCGGATGCTTCCTGTACGCCCTCGGCGCGCCCCTGCTGCACGCGCTGCTGTACGGGGTGACGGCGTACGATCCCGCGACGCTTGCAGCGGCGGCGCTGCTCGTCGTCGGCATGGCGATGACGGCGAGCTCGCTGCCCGCGCGGCGCGCGGCCAAACTCGACCCGGCGGAAGCGTTGCGCGCCGACTGA